Part of the Alosa alosa isolate M-15738 ecotype Scorff River chromosome 18, AALO_Geno_1.1, whole genome shotgun sequence genome is shown below.
GATCCTGACCAAACACAGTTCTACACTGGAGAGTCGGTCACTCTCAGCTCTGCCCAAACCTAAACTAACTGTAAAGCCTCAGAGTCCTGCATGTTGGAGAGACAGAAACTCTGAAGTGTGAAGTAGAGTCTGACAGGAAATGGAAGTATGTGTGGTATGAAGACTGGTCGGATAATGTTCTGTTTGAGTTTAACGAGAACACACATGCCATCACAGCCAAGTCTCATGAGAAGCATTACTGGTGTCAGGGAAAGCTGAGAAATGTATCATCACAGATGAGTGAAATGCCAAATGTTGAAGTACATATTGTGCATGTATTTCTATACAATATGTTTCTAAAATGGATACATGTAGTTctggtccttgattatgattggctggaTTGCGTTCAATGCTGTTGTAAAATCCAACACAAACACCTTGACCACATTTCGTTCTATAGCACTGTGCTACCCTACCACAACTTCATACAAAAGTTAGAGTTGCTGTGcctcgacgttgcttggcaaccattcagatagaggaaacaCGTTTCTCCTTCACTGTGTTTCAGAGCGATTTTACCTCTCTATTTTCTCTTCTGGTTTCATGCAAAAatatttaatgtgtttttttttttcaaagatcTGGTATGACATGTCTTATATTTCACGTACTGTAGTAATGTGCTGTTTTTGCAGAGAGACCCAAGGCTGCAGTGACCCTGACTCCTGCCAGTAGAGACGTATTCAGAGGAGACTCTGTTACCCTCAGATGTGACATACCAGAAGGAAGAAACACTGACTGGGACTACAGCTGGTATTTCAACAGAAACCCAATCTCTCCTGTAGCCTCCAGTCAGGAGCACAGCATCAGTTCTGCTGAATATCACAACTCTGGTGGCTACACCTGCAGAGGGGTACAGAGACGCACCACTCAGAGTTCAGACATCAGTGATTTGGTCACTTTAACTGTGTCAGGTAGAAAAAATACTTTTTGCTCTTTTATACTTTTGAGCTGTTATccttgtgcttatgtgtgtgctatttatTTAGTGTTAATTATAGCACACAAATAAACAGTACTTAAAGGAAGGCATTAGACTACTTCAAAGTGGCCAGAGACTAGTGATGTGGACCTATTGTTTCTggaagtaaacatttttgtgcTTTTAATGTTTATATTTTAACACAATTCAAATTGGAACACCATGAGGTGCAATGCTTCATACTACTGTAGATGCACTGTTGTCTTTGTTTCCCCATCCTGGTGGGAATGAAGTGTTTGGTACCGTCATCTAACATAGTACATTTTGGTTATTCCATTTGTTTCCAGAGCGACCCAAAGCTGTTGTGTTCCTGAGCCCCAGCTGGTCTCCAGTATTCAGTGGAGAGAGCGTCACTCTCACCTGCAGCATACAGGGAGAGTCCCCATCAGACTGGAGACACAGCTGGTACAGAGGAGGGCAGCAGGTTCACCCACAGAGAGGCAGGAGTGACAGTAGTGAATACAGACTGCAGTCTGTGCAGGAGGCCCACAGGGGGGTCTACAGCTGCCAAGGAAGcagaagaagagatgagagggtgTCTTCAAAGAGTGATGATCTAACTCTTACTGTTTCAAGTGAGTATTGTATCTTTGCATTGCAGAGGGACAAAACATGATCATTCTGGTACTGTGCTCTTCTGTTGTTTAGTCTGCTGTGAAATTATTCTTGTTTCATGTATTTACAGAGAGACCCAAGGCTGCAGTGACCCTGACTCCTGTCAGCACAGAAGTATTCAGAGGAGACTCTGTTACCCTCAGATGTGAGATACCAGAGGGGGGAAACACTGACTGGGACTACAGTTGGTATTTCGACAGAAACCCAAATTCTCCTCTAGTCACTGCTCAGCAGTACAGCATCAGCTTTGCTGCTGATCACCACTCTGGTGACTACACCtgcagagggacacagagagccACCACTCAGAGTTCAGAGAACAGTAATGTGGTCAAACTGACAGTGACAGGTACTGTAGAAgttcttttctttcattctttcatttctttacattttttacttttttattacaCAACGCCTGCAGCAATACTGTACTAGCACAGACCTAGTGTGTTGCAGGTCTTTCATGGTTCATTTCCCCCCAGAGTGACCAGTTCTGTGGTTTTCTTCCTGTTTCATGCTGCGGTGACTCTGACTCGTGCCAGTAAAACATTTTCACTCTACATTTACTCCCACAGCCCGGCCTGCAGCTACACTGACTATGACTCCACAGAGTCCTGTATTCACTGGAGAGTCAGTCACCCTGAGTTGTGACATAAAGTCTTACAGTGGCTGGACATATAAGTGGTTTAAAGACAAGAGTATCAATGTTGTGTCTACTGGAAGCACATTTACTCTAAAAGAAGTTA
Proteins encoded:
- the LOC125311931 gene encoding Fc receptor-like protein 5, with amino-acid sequence YHNSGGYTCRGVQRRTTQSSDISDLVTLTVSERPKAVVFLSPSWSPVFSGESVTLTCSIQGESPSDWRHSWYRGGQQVHPQRGRSDSSEYRLQSVQEAHRGVYSCQGSRRRDERVSSKSDDLTLTVSKRPKAAVTLTPVSTEVFRGDSVTLRCEIPEGGNTDWDYSWYFDRNPNSPLVTAQQYSISFAADHHSGDYTCRGTQRATTQSSENSNVVKLTVTARPAATLTMTPQSPVFTGESVTLSCDIKSYSGWTYKWFKDKSINVVSTGSTFTLKEVSESHCGEYWCQGERRERPTSSQSSSKTTIEVKAPKPKLTLSPGHQLSTGESVTLRCELGVPSGLVFYWYRHTQISDPVAQTDGNSCNISSGNVSDGGQYWCRAGRGDPVFYTQYSDAAEIKFTDGDVILESPVHPVTEGDPLTLHCRYRHQPSNISADFYKDGTHLQTSTTGEMTIPAVSKSHEGLYKCRNLERGESPEGWVTVRDAGSSMLVVAVGVVMGLLVAFALVISLVLLHRSFKVKSSGTMKRNPDQKHQTTEHNSDPDQRTNQISDPDQR